The nucleotide sequence GGAAAGGGCAGTTTGGCTCCCATATACGTGGCAGCGGCCAAAAAAAGATTTGAGCGGCGGCAAACTCAACTCTTCCCATCTTACGTACGCCTGTTTCACCCCTTCCTCCTGCATGCTGCTGACCTCCGTGCTGCTGGCCCTGGCCACGCAGGCCCCACCGCCCGACAGCACCACCCGCCGGTTGTCGGTGCTACCGCTCCCGCTCGTCTACTACACCCCGGAAACCCGGCTGGCCTACGGGGCCGCGCTGGTGTTCACCGTGCGTTTCCGCCAGGATTCCGCCTTCACCGATGCCCGGCCCTCACAGTTCACGCTGGGTGCCGCCTACACCCAGAACCGGCAGCTGCTGCTGTACCTGCCGTTTCAGGTGTTCTACCGCCACAACACCTACTACGCCTACGGCGAGGCCGGCTACTACCGCTACAACTACTATTTCTACGGCGTAGGCGAGCAGGCCGTGCCGCGCGAGCTGTACGGTGTCAATTTCCCACGGGTGCGCCTCAACGCCTTCCGCCGCGTGGCCCCAGCCCTGGCCGCCGGCAAGCTCTACGCCGGGCTGCGCTACCAGTTGGAAAACTACGACGTGACGACCACCGAAGCCGGCGGGCAGCTGGCCAGCGGCCGCGTGCCGGGCGGCCTGGGCAGCCGGCTGCACGGCGGCGGCCTGGGCGTGTTCTTCGACTCGCGCGACAACCTGTTCTTCCCTACCAAAGGCGTGGTGGCCGACCTGACCGGCATGATTCGCAACAGCGCCGACAACGCCGGCCCACTGGGCACCACCCACTTCAGCCGCTACTCGGCCGACGTGTCGTCGTACCACAGCCTGAACCGGCGGGCAGTGCTGGCCCTGAACTACTTCGCCAGCTTCACGGCCGGCACGGCGCCGTTCAATGCGCTGTCGTTGCTGGGCGGCACGCGCCGGATGCGGGGCTACTATGAGGGCCGATTCCGCGACCAGCATGCAGCCCTACTGCAAACCGAACTGCGCCTCGCCGTATATAAACGGCTGGGTGCCGTAGCTTTCGGCTCCGTAGGCACCCTGGGCGACGCCACCGACGGCTTGCGCCTGCGCCAGCCCAAAGGCGCGTACGGCGCCGGCCTGCGTTTCACCCTCAACCGCCGCGACCACCTCAACCTGCGCCTCGACTACGGCCTCGGCAAAGAATCGAGCGGGTTCTACCTGACCGTTGGAGAAGCGTTTTGATGGGCAGTAGCGCTACAGCTAGCAAGCTAGTTCCCCTCCTTAAAAAGGAGGGGTTAGGGGTGGTTGACAATCGTTGGTCGATATGTAAGATTAGCTCTAAAATCGTCCTGAATGCATCAACCATCCCTAGCCCCTCCTTTCCAAGGAGAGGAACTAGCTTGCTAGCCGTAGCGCTACTAACTACAACACACCGCCCCGCTTCCGCTGCGTACATCTGCTTTCCATGACCATCAGCATCATCATTCCTACCTATAATGAGGCCGCCAATATTGGCCGGCTGGTGCAGGAGCTGCGCCACTACGGCTCCGCCGAAGCCCCCGAAATCCTAGTCGTAGACGCTAAAAGCGCTGACGGTACCGCCGAAGTGGCGCGGCAGGCCGGCGCCACCGTGCTGCCGGCCCCCAAGCCCGGCCGCGCCGCCCAGATGAACCACGGCGCCGCCCATGCCACCGGCGACATTCTTTACTTCGTGCACGCCGACGTGCAGATTCACCCCGACTTTGTAGCCACCATCCGGCAGGCAGTGGCCGAGGGCTATCCCGCCGGCTGCTACCGGTTCCGCTTCGATTCCAAGCACCCGCTGCTGCGTTTCAACAGCTACGGCACCCGGTTCAAGGGCATTATGAGCCGCGGCGGCGACCAGACGCTGTTTGTCACGCGGGAGCTGTTTGGGCAGCTGGGGGGCTTCCGGGAGCAGTTTGTGGTGATGGAGGACTTCGACATTATCCAGCGCATCCGGCGGGTGGCGCGTTTCCTGATTGTGCCGCAGGATGTGGTGGTGTCGGCCCGCAAGTACGAGCACAACAGCTGGCTGCGGGTGCAGCTGGCCAACCTGACGGCGTTTTCGCTGTACTTTCTGAAGGTGTCGCCGGTCCGGATTGCGCGCACTTACAAGGCCATGATCAACCACCGCTGATGCCGGCGCCCGTTCTCGTAACCGGGGCCAATGGCTTCCTGGGCCGCCATCTGGTAACCGAGCTGCACCGGCGCGGCCTGCCCGTGCGGGCGCTGGTGCGGCCTGGCACGCCCCCGCCCTTCCCGGCCGCTTGGGCCGTGGACTACCGCTTCGCCGACCTCACCCAGCCCGCCACTCTCGCCGGCCTCGCCGACGGCTGCGCGGCCATCGTGCACGCTGCGGCCCTGGCCCAGGTGAACCCCGCCCGCAACCTCGCCGTGTGGGCCGTGAACGACGGCGGCACGGCCGCTATGCTGGACTTGGCCCGGCAGGCCGGCGTGGCGCGCTTCGTGTACGTAGGCACGGCCAACGTCTTCGGCTTCGGGACCCTAACAGACCCCGGCGACGAAACGCGCCCCTACGCCGGCGCCCACTACGGCCTCGACTACATGGACAGCAAGCGCGCCGCCACCGACCGGGTGCTGCGCGCCGTGGCCGAGTGGCAGCTGCCGGCCGTGCTGGTACACCCCACCTTCATGCTGGGCCCACAGGACGCCCGGCCCACCTCCAACGCCCTGCTGCTGGAGCTGTACCGCGGCCGGGTGCCTGGCTATCCGCCCGGCGGCAAAAACTACGTGCACGTCCACGACGTGGCCGTGGCCACCATCAACGCCCTGATCATGGGCCGCATAGGCGAATCCTACATTCTCGGCAACCAGAACCTGAGCTACCGCGACGCCTTCCGGCAGCTGGCCGGCGTGTTGGGCGTGGCGCCGCCGCGCTGGCCCATTCCGGGCGGGCTGGCGCGTCTATACGGGGCGTTTGCCGAAATGCAGGCCCGCCTCACGGGCCGGCCGGGTCAGCTCAACGCCGCCATGGCCGCCGTCGCCAACGACGGCCATTATTTCAGCGTGCAGAAAGCCCGGCGCGAGCTGGCGCTGCCGCAAACGCCTATCGGGCAGGCCGCCGGCGAGGCCTTCGCGTGGTTTAAAGCCCATCAGTATGTTTGATTCTCAACCGGCTTCTGCCGACTTACCACCTGCTCCTTCCTCTCCTGCCGCCGCACTGCCGCAGTTGCCCCAGCCGCTACCGCGCACCGGGCAGTTTGCGGGCCGGGTGGCCATCGTCACGGGCTCGGAGTCGGGCATTGGGCGCGAAACGGCGCGGGCCTTGTGCGCCGCCGGAGCCGCGGTGGTGCTCAACGGGCGCCAGGCCGAGCGCCTGGAACTCACACGCCAGCAGCTGGCCGCCGCCGGCTACCTGGTGGCCGCCTGCGTGGCCGACGTAACCGACTACGCCGCCTGCGAGACGCTCGTAGCTACGGCCCTGCGGGAGTTTGGCCGGCTGGATATCCTGGTGGCCAACGCCAGCATTTCGCAGCGCGCCTACTTCGCCGATATGCAGCCCGATGTGTTCCGGCAGGTGCTCGACAGCAACGTGTACGGGGCCGTGTTTCCGCTGAAAGCCGCTTTGCCACACCTGCTGGCCAGCCGCGGCAGCGTCACGTTCATTTCCTCGATTTCGGCCCTGAACGGCATGCCCAGCGGCTCGGCCTACTGCGCCGGCAAAGCGGCCCTCACCAACCTGGCCCACACCCTGCGCCTGGAGCTGGACGGCACCGGCATACACTTCGGCGTGGTGCACATCGGCTTCACCCAAAACGACGACGACAAGCGCGTGCTCGACGCCCAGGGCCAGCCGGTGCCCATTGCGCACCGCCCGCCGCGCTGGCAGAAAACCCAGGCCGAAGTAGCGGCCATCATCGTAAAGCACATCCGGCGGCGGCGGCAGCGCACCGTTATTTCGGCGCTGGGCTGGCTGATTGCCATCGTGCACACCTACGCGCCCCGCCTCGGCGACTGGGTGGTACTCACCACGATGCGCCGGATGCGCAATTTCTACGAGTGAGCAACTAAACCGAACCCGCCGCCGGCTGCGTACGTGCGTCAGCAAACAGGCCACCCGGCCTTGGCTGCCACTGACTGCCGCTGACTGCCGGCTACCGCCTAACTTGCCAGTGCCCCGCCCCGCTTTACCACCCACGCTACTACCTCTCTCTTGCCCGCTACGCCCGCCCGTGCCGCCATTCTGCTTTTCACCCGCCCGGCGGGTGAGGAAGCCGCGCACAAATCGTTTGGGCGCGGGCGACGGGCGGCGGCGGCTATTGCGGCGCAGCTGATTGCGCGCGCCAGCGCCACCGCCCGGCAGGCCGGCGTCGATTTTGTGTGCGTGGAGTCGGATGAGCAGCGCGGGCGCACCTTCGGGCAGCGGCTGGCGTCGGCGCTGGTGTATGGGTTTGAACTGGGCTACGAGCAGCTGGTGGTTATCGGCAACGACTGCCCGCAGCTGACGCCCGCCCTGGTGCGGCAGGCTGTGCGCGCCCTGCACACCACCGACGCCGTGCTGGGCCCGGCCCTCGATGGCGGCGTGTACCTGCTGGGGCTGCATCGGCGCTTTTTCGAGGCCGAAGCCTGGGCAACGCTGCCCTGGCAGACGGCCACCCTGGGGCACGCGCTGCGCCGCTACTTGCACCGGGCCGGCGCGGCCGTGGCCACCCTGCGCCCCCTCGCCGACGTGGATACCGCCCACGATTTTGCCGGCCTGCTGGCCTGGCTACCGGCCGGTTCTTTCCGCAACCATCTGCATACCATTCTGGCCGCCGAGCGGCCGCTCCGGCCCGTGCTCCGGCTTCGGCGGAGCCTACTGGCCGCAGCGGCCACGCTGCCGCAGCGCGGCCCACCAACTCTCTGAAATCTGCCGAAAGTTGCCGGCCAGCCAGCTGCAAGCGCCCTGCAAGGGGCGCCTTGTGGGGGCTGGTGCGGCTGGGTTTTGTTTTTCAGATTGTTGACTTCGTAGATGAAAAATCTTTTCTATTTGTTGCTTTTCCTGCTGCTGGGCGGGCCGGTTTCCGGTGCCCTGGCGCAGTCAGTTGATCTGGTGGTGTCCATCGTGGACGTCTCGACGCGCAAGCCCGTGGCGGGCCAGCTGGTACACCTCGATAACGCCGCCGTGGGCTTCAGCGCCCAGCAAACCACCAACGCCCAGGGCCAGACCCGCTTTCGGGGGCTGAGCACGGCCGGCACCTACGCCGTGAGCACCGAGGTATCGGACCGGTTTCAGGCCGTGCGCGAAACGGGCCTCACGCTGCGCGCCAACTCCAGCCCCAGCGTGACGCTGGTGCTGCCACTGGCCAGCGCCCAAACCCTGGAAGGCGTGACGGTGCGGGCCCCCAACAACGCCACCACACTCAACACCCAGAACGCCGAAGTAGCCTCGCAGCTGTCGGCGCGGGAGCTGCGCGAGATTCCCATTGAGGCCCGCGACATCACGCGCGCCCTCTACCGCCTGCCCAACGTGACGCAGGCTACGGGCTTCTTTGCGGAAGCGCCCAACGTGAGCATCAACGGCGCCAACGGCCTCTACACCAACTACCTCATCGACGGCCTCGACAACAACGAGAACTTCCTGGGCGGGCAGCGTTTTGCCATGCCGGTGGGCTTCGCCCAGAACCTGAACGTGCTGACCAACAACTTCAGCACCGAGTTCGGCAACTCGGCCAACGGCATCGTCAACATCACCACCAAATCGGGCTCCAACGACCTGACGGCGGAAGCTTTCTACCTGACCCGCCCCGGCCCGAGCATCGACGGCAAGACTGATTTCGCGCAGCGCGACCTGTCGGGCAATCAGGTGAAGGGCGGCTTCCAGCGCCAGCAGTTCGGCTTCGGTGTGGGCGGGGCGCTGGTGAAGGACAAGACGTTCTTCTACTTGAACGCCGAGCAGACCTTCGATTTCAAGGACAACGTGCTGACCTCGCCCGACCTGGGCGTGGCGGCCACCGTGCGCGGCCAGAACCGCTTCACCTACCTCTCCGGCAAGCTCGACCAGCGCTGGACCGAGCGGTTCCGCTCGTCGCTGCGCGCCAATGTGGGCCTCGTGAACATTGAGCGCCAAGGCGGCGGCCTTGATGGCGGTGTGGCCTTCCCGTCGACCGGCAACCGCCAGGACCGTAACTCCATCAACATCGCCTCGCAGAACGTGTACGTGGGCAACAACTTCACCTCGCAGACCGACGTGCAGTACGCCCGCTTCCGCTGGAACTACGCCAGCGCCGACAACCCCGACAGCCCCGACGTGACGGTGCTCGGCCCGGCGCGGCAGGTGCTGGCGGTGCTCGGCCACCCCGGCTATCTGTTCGACTCGCACCAGAGCACCTGGCAGGCCCAGCAGAAGTTCACGCTGTTGCGCGGCCGCAACACCTTCAAGGGCGGCTTCGGAGTTATCAGCACCGAACACTCGCTGTTCGGCGGCGGCAACCCCAATGGCAGCTACACCGTGCAGCTCACCCAGGCCCAGCTCGATGCGCTGCGGGCCCGCAACCTCGGGCCTGGCCTGGGCATCAACGAAATTCCGGCCAACGTGCAGGTAAACAACTACAACGTGGAGCTGCGCCCGGCCTCGTTCGGCACCACGCAGAACCTGTACAACATCTACGTGGAAGACCTGTATGCCGTGACGGACCGCCTGAACGTGACGCTGGGCGTGCGCTACGACTACGACAACCTCTCGAAGGGCGGCGCCGCCAACGGCGACCGGAACAACGTGGCCCCGCGCGCCAACTTCAACCTGCAGCTCACCGACCGCAGCAGCCTGCGCGGCGGCTACGGCCTGTTCTACGACAAGATCCTGTACACCGTGTACAGCGACGCGCTGCAGCAAAACACCACCTCTGCCGACTACAAAACCCAGCTGCGCGAGCTGGTGCGGGTGGGCGCGCTGCCCGCCAGCACCAACGTCGACCGGATTACGTTCGATGGCAACCAGAGCGGCAGTGTGGCCGGCGTAACATATCTGCAGGGCCCCTCGGGCGCAACGCTGCAAGGCCAGCGGGCCGGCGTTTCGAGCGTGGAGCGGCGGATTCTCAACCCCAACGGCTACCAGAACCCGTATTCGCACCAGAGCACGCTGGGCTACCAGTATCAGGTGAACACCAAGACCCTGTTTTTCGTGGATCTGGTGTACAACCGCAGCTACGACCTGT is from Hymenobacter yonginensis and encodes:
- a CDS encoding BamA/TamA family outer membrane protein; the protein is MLLTSVLLALATQAPPPDSTTRRLSVLPLPLVYYTPETRLAYGAALVFTVRFRQDSAFTDARPSQFTLGAAYTQNRQLLLYLPFQVFYRHNTYYAYGEAGYYRYNYYFYGVGEQAVPRELYGVNFPRVRLNAFRRVAPALAAGKLYAGLRYQLENYDVTTTEAGGQLASGRVPGGLGSRLHGGGLGVFFDSRDNLFFPTKGVVADLTGMIRNSADNAGPLGTTHFSRYSADVSSYHSLNRRAVLALNYFASFTAGTAPFNALSLLGGTRRMRGYYEGRFRDQHAALLQTELRLAVYKRLGAVAFGSVGTLGDATDGLRLRQPKGAYGAGLRFTLNRRDHLNLRLDYGLGKESSGFYLTVGEAF
- a CDS encoding TIGR04283 family arsenosugar biosynthesis glycosyltransferase translates to MTISIIIPTYNEAANIGRLVQELRHYGSAEAPEILVVDAKSADGTAEVARQAGATVLPAPKPGRAAQMNHGAAHATGDILYFVHADVQIHPDFVATIRQAVAEGYPAGCYRFRFDSKHPLLRFNSYGTRFKGIMSRGGDQTLFVTRELFGQLGGFREQFVVMEDFDIIQRIRRVARFLIVPQDVVVSARKYEHNSWLRVQLANLTAFSLYFLKVSPVRIARTYKAMINHR
- a CDS encoding NAD-dependent epimerase/dehydratase family protein — its product is MPAPVLVTGANGFLGRHLVTELHRRGLPVRALVRPGTPPPFPAAWAVDYRFADLTQPATLAGLADGCAAIVHAAALAQVNPARNLAVWAVNDGGTAAMLDLARQAGVARFVYVGTANVFGFGTLTDPGDETRPYAGAHYGLDYMDSKRAATDRVLRAVAEWQLPAVLVHPTFMLGPQDARPTSNALLLELYRGRVPGYPPGGKNYVHVHDVAVATINALIMGRIGESYILGNQNLSYRDAFRQLAGVLGVAPPRWPIPGGLARLYGAFAEMQARLTGRPGQLNAAMAAVANDGHYFSVQKARRELALPQTPIGQAAGEAFAWFKAHQYV
- a CDS encoding SDR family oxidoreductase — its product is MFDSQPASADLPPAPSSPAAALPQLPQPLPRTGQFAGRVAIVTGSESGIGRETARALCAAGAAVVLNGRQAERLELTRQQLAAAGYLVAACVADVTDYAACETLVATALREFGRLDILVANASISQRAYFADMQPDVFRQVLDSNVYGAVFPLKAALPHLLASRGSVTFISSISALNGMPSGSAYCAGKAALTNLAHTLRLELDGTGIHFGVVHIGFTQNDDDKRVLDAQGQPVPIAHRPPRWQKTQAEVAAIIVKHIRRRRQRTVISALGWLIAIVHTYAPRLGDWVVLTTMRRMRNFYE
- a CDS encoding TIGR04282 family arsenosugar biosynthesis glycosyltransferase; amino-acid sequence: MPATPARAAILLFTRPAGEEAAHKSFGRGRRAAAAIAAQLIARASATARQAGVDFVCVESDEQRGRTFGQRLASALVYGFELGYEQLVVIGNDCPQLTPALVRQAVRALHTTDAVLGPALDGGVYLLGLHRRFFEAEAWATLPWQTATLGHALRRYLHRAGAAVATLRPLADVDTAHDFAGLLAWLPAGSFRNHLHTILAAERPLRPVLRLRRSLLAAAATLPQRGPPTL
- a CDS encoding TonB-dependent receptor — encoded protein: MKNLFYLLLFLLLGGPVSGALAQSVDLVVSIVDVSTRKPVAGQLVHLDNAAVGFSAQQTTNAQGQTRFRGLSTAGTYAVSTEVSDRFQAVRETGLTLRANSSPSVTLVLPLASAQTLEGVTVRAPNNATTLNTQNAEVASQLSARELREIPIEARDITRALYRLPNVTQATGFFAEAPNVSINGANGLYTNYLIDGLDNNENFLGGQRFAMPVGFAQNLNVLTNNFSTEFGNSANGIVNITTKSGSNDLTAEAFYLTRPGPSIDGKTDFAQRDLSGNQVKGGFQRQQFGFGVGGALVKDKTFFYLNAEQTFDFKDNVLTSPDLGVAATVRGQNRFTYLSGKLDQRWTERFRSSLRANVGLVNIERQGGGLDGGVAFPSTGNRQDRNSINIASQNVYVGNNFTSQTDVQYARFRWNYASADNPDSPDVTVLGPARQVLAVLGHPGYLFDSHQSTWQAQQKFTLLRGRNTFKGGFGVISTEHSLFGGGNPNGSYTVQLTQAQLDALRARNLGPGLGINEIPANVQVNNYNVELRPASFGTTQNLYNIYVEDLYAVTDRLNVTLGVRYDYDNLSKGGAANGDRNNVAPRANFNLQLTDRSSLRGGYGLFYDKILYTVYSDALQQNTTSADYKTQLRELVRVGALPASTNVDRITFDGNQSGSVAGVTYLQGPSGATLQGQRAGVSSVERRILNPNGYQNPYSHQSTLGYQYQVNTKTLFFVDLVYNRSYDLFRLRNVNSVSEYPQTDPNNVTVRTEAQANATRPVPILADGSAVIGGQRVTGVARNVVMTESEGRSRYMGASFNLQKDAAEDKYGYRVSYTLSNLKNDTEDVNFRAADANNYGQEFANSINDRTHVINAIGSYYPVRALRLTVASLLQSGQPVNRVTGGYPVPGSNPTVLTNDLNGDGSSFSTAYQGNADRFPGEGRNSDRLPWSKTFDVGAQYSLHFGEKTSRLELTADVFNVLNTQNLSGYANNATQSNQIQVGAAGSGIVRRNASAPRQFQFGLRYAL